The Astyanax mexicanus isolate ESR-SI-001 chromosome 12, AstMex3_surface, whole genome shotgun sequence genome window below encodes:
- the nt5dc2 gene encoding 5'-nucleotidase domain-containing protein 2: MSRRRLGDLGRALWRKSRSEPVSAGFKIPALSCGGFAGTGENKCCKEGKNNSRAPNNVAATASSLPGAAGHRHHAAGKLRGEESLKKSGRAFSSTAPQIDHKTYLWARYNEMKRLVHDLIPPGVCNLLNPSTIYANNEVNLDEVDIYGFDYDYTLAMYSNSLNEMIYNKARQFLIEHYKYPQGINKYSYIPNFAARGLHYDIQKGLLMKIDAFHYIQMGTVYRGLNPVPDEEVMQLYGGSNHVPLHQVSGFYGKGPKMKQFMDVFSIPEMTLLACANDYFISNDIEYDPVHLYKDVSDAIAMVHIKGYMYKWIMADLEKYILRGDETYAVLHRLASHGKKLFLITNSPFSFVDKGMKYMVGKDWRDFFDVVIVQAEKPHFFNDCVKPFRRLDSNGDLQWDKIKSLDKGQIYKQGNLVDFLKLTGWRGSKVLYFGDHLYSDLADLMLRHGWRTGAIVPELEVETKVVNTEQYAQSLTWLQALTGLLERMQLYRDPESKKVLQDWLKEREELRAVTKNLFNPQFGSIFRTCHNPTYFSRRLCRFSDLYMASISCLLNYDLSYTFYPRRTPLQHEAPLWMDQLCTGCMKTPFLEEMAHIR, translated from the exons ATGTCTCGCAGAAGGTTGGGTGATTTAGGCCGAGCTCTGTGGCGGAAGAGCCGCAGCGAGCCCGTGTCTGCAGGCTTTAAAATCCCCGCTCTCTCCTGCGGCGGGTTTGCAGGGACTGGGGAGAATAAGTGCTGCAAGGAGGGCAAAAACAACAGCCGAGCCCCGAACAACGTGGCAGCCACCGCGAGCTCCCTGCCCGGGGCTGCGGGGCACAGGCACCACGCCGCCGGGAAGCTGAGAGGAGAGGAGTCGCTGAAAAAGTCCGGCAGGGCTTTCTCCTCCACCGCCCCTCAGATCGACCACAAAACTTACCTGTGGGCCAGATATAACGAGATGAAGCGACTGGTGCACG ATTTGATCCCTCCTGGAGTCTGCAACCTCCTCAACCCCTCCACAATCTATGCCAACAACGAGGTGAACCTGGATGAGGTGGACATTTACGGCTTTGACTACGATTACACTCTGGCTATGTACTCCAACTCTCTGAATGAAATGATCTACAATAAAGCACGGCAGTTTCTCATAGAGCACTACAAG TATCCACAAGGTATCAACAAATACAGCTACATCCCCAATTTTGCAGCTCGTGGTCTTCATTACGATATCCAAAAG GGACTTCTGATGAAAATAGATGCCTTTCATTATATCCAGATGGGCACAGTATATAG GGGTCTGAATCCTGTTCCTGATGAGGAGGTCATGCAGTTGTATGGAGGTTCCAACCACGTCCCTCTCCACCAAGTCAGCGGCTTCTACGGCAAG GGTCCCAAGATGAAACAGTTCATGGATGTGTTTTCCATCCCGGAGATGACTCTGTTGGCTTGTGCTAATGACTACTTCATCTCTAATGACATTGAATACGACCCTGTGCATCTCTACAAAGATGTGTCT GATGCTATTGCAATGGTACACATCAAGGGATACATGTACAAGTGGATCATGGCAGACCTAG AGAAGTATATCCTGAGAGGAGACGAGACGTACGCCGTGCTGCATCGGCTGGCCAGCCACGGAAAGAAGCTCTTCCTGATTACCAACAGCCCCTTCAGCTTTGT GGACAAAGGCATGAAGTACATGGTAGGAAAAGACTGGAGGGACTTCTTTGACGTCGTCATTGTTCAAGCTGAAAAGCCGCACTTTTTTAACGACTGTGTGAA GCCTTTCAGACGATTGGATAGTAATGGTGACCTCCAGTGGGATAAGATTAAGAGTTTGGACAAGGGGCAGATCTACAAGCAG gGAAACCTGGTGGATTTTCTGAAGCTCACAGGCTGGCGAGGATCCAAGGTGCTCTATTTCGGGGACCATCTTTACAGCGACTTGGCT GACTTGATGCTACGTCATGGCTGGAGGACTGGTGCGATTGTCCCTGAGCTGGAGGTCGAGACGAAGGTGGTGAACACAGAGCAGTACGCTCAGAGTCTCACCTGGCTGCAGGCTCTCACTGGTCTTTTGGAGCGCATGCAG CTGTATCGAGATCCCGAGTCAAAGAAAGTGCTTCAGGACtggctgaaagagagagaggagcttcG GGCTGTCACCAAAAACCTGTTCAACCCCCAGTTCGGCAGCATCTTTCGTACGTGCCACAACCCCACCTACTTCTCCCGCCGTCTGTGCCGCTTCTCTGACCTCTACATGGCCTCTATCAGCTGCCTGCTAAACTACGACCTCTCCTACACGTTCTACCCGCGCCGGACGCCGCTGCAGCACGAGGCCCCGCTCTGGATGGACCAGCTCTGCACCGGCTGCATGAAGACGCCGTTCCTGGAGGAGATGGCTCACATTCGCTAA
- the tbc1d25 gene encoding TBC1 domain family member 25 isoform X2, with translation MSVEEERGVVRVKVKKCEGILPVEFRSFAVDPQITSLEVLQHILIRAFELNGRRNFGISYLSRDRGGVEVYLSLLSDWDLDAAFVSAAKPYLQLKMDIKPAEDSPVLEDWDIISPKDVIGSDQLQGEKRSLASTALPFTQSLLSQMGKTLSRVQQAFSWSYGEEVKPFKPPLSDAEFHSYLNSQGQLTRPEDLRLRIYHGGVEPSLRKVVWRYLLNVYPDGLTGQERMDYMKRKTREYDQLKHEWMARATSEDLEFIRGNVLKDVLRTDRAHPYYAGSEDSPHLTSLTDLLTTFAITHPQVSYCQGMSDIASPILAVMDNEAHAFICFCGIMKRLEGNFRPDGQLMSIKFQHLKLLLQYSDPEFYTYLVSKGADDLFFCYRWLLLELKREFAFDDALRMLEVTWSSLPPDPPETEVELLGPSLEADQPPSLDNGRRSSENYELEKEQTERQRRRHMLRPSREEADGGRRLSFEVERKQEKGSMKDGEEEISVPTVAKSDAPVVARAFEKQSSFGEFKYYSARNEDSFEINENEPSDPTLSPVEFQSAHSTLSLTVRQSTEDSEDDPGERQPLISSTDKLSSPELEERGSPNGQMASSHPPCLSNWKNGSNQSSATSPSLCSWRTASPDVPASKCSSSPEKALGRLTTTTAVPNGTGAHSPSTPTGKSGVSSPSLGYNRSLLSSPVLSFGKSPSLPKPFSSNLPSPCKPQGSGMNSPNTGKPEAGGGKPCSLPPPQEFGKGNPFMLFLCLSILLEHRDHIIKNSLDYNELAMHFDRLVRRHNLGRILQRAKALFADYLQSEVWDSEEGDEVSLDSPTTAAASPHTPNGPTFSNLQPAVASSPNSTYNLATTIPSPTSPIAVSPSAS, from the exons ATGTCGGTCGAGGAGGAGAGGGGGGTAGTTCGTGTCAAAGTCAAG AAATGTGAGGGAATCCTGCCAGTGGAGTTTCGCTCCTTTGCAGTTGATCCACAAATTACATCCCTGGAGGTGTTGCAGCACATCCTTATACGAGCGTTTGAGCTCAATGG gaGGCGGAATTTTGGTATTAGTTACCTCTCCCGGGATCGAGGGGGTGTGGAGGTCTATCTCTCTCTACTGTCGGACTGGGATCTAGACGCAGCATTTGTCAGTGCAGCTAAGCCTTACCTACAGCTGAAGATGGATATTAAGCCTGCAGAAGACA GTCCTGTGCTTGAGGACTGGGACATTATCAGTCCGAAGGATGTGATCGGCTCTGATCAACTACAGGGGGAGAAGAGGTCGCTGGCGTCCACTGCTCTTCCCTTCACTCAGTCACTGCTGTCCCAG ATGGGTAAGACCCTATCTAGGGTACAACAAGCTTTTAGCTGGTCCTACGGAGAGGAGGTTAAACCATTTAAACCTCCTCTGAGTGATGCAGAGTTCCACAGCTATCTGAACAGCCAGGGTCAGCTAACCCGTCCAGAGGACCTACGACTACGCATCTATCATGGCGGAGTTGAGCCATCCTTACGCAAG GTAGTGTGGCGATATCTTTTAAATGTATACCCAGATGGTCTGACAGGCCAGGAAAGGATGGACTACATGAAGAGAAAGACTAGAGAGTATGACCAGCTGAAACATGAATGGATGGCCAGAGCCACTTCAGAAGATTTGGAGTTCATACGGGGCAATGTGCTAAAGGATGTTCTCCGAACTGACCGAGCCCACCCATATTATGCTGGTTCAGAGGACAGCCCCCATCTGACGTCCCTGACTGACCTTTTAACCACCTTTGCTATTACACATCCACAG GTGTCTTATTGTCAAGGTATGAGTGATATTGCCTCCCCGATCCTTGCTGTCATGGACAACGAAGCACACGCTTTCATCTGCTTCTGTGGCATCATGAAGCGCCTCGAGGGCAACTTTCGCCCTGATGGCCAGCTCATGTCTATAAAGTTCCAGCATCTCAAGTTACTTTTGCAGTATTCAGACCCTGAGTTTTACACATATCTGGTGTCCAAAGGTGCAGACGACCTGTTCTTTTGTTACCGTTGGCTCCTTCTCGAGCTTAAGCGGGAGTTTGCCTTTGACGATGCCTTGAGGATGCTGGAAGTGACTTGGAGCTCTTTGCCTCCAGACCCACCTGAGACTGAAGTTGAACTTCTTGGGCCATCGCTTGAAGCGGACCAGCCTCCAAGCCTGGACAATGGCCGCCGAAGTTCTGAGAACTATGAGCTTGAGAAAGAGCAGACAGAGAGGCAACGGAGACGCCACATGCTGAGGCCGTCTCGGGAAGAGGCAGACGGAGGACGTCGTCTCAGTTTCGAGGTGGAGAGGAAGCAGGAGAAAGGATCTATGAAGGATGGTGAAGAAGAGATCAGTGTCCCTACTGTGGCTAAGAGTGATGCTCCTGTAGTTGCACGTGCTTTTGAGAAGCAGTCTAGTTTTGGGGAGTTCAAATACTACAGTGCCCGGAATGAGGACAGTTTCGAGATAAACGAAAATGAACCCTCTGATCCTACGTTGTCACCTGTTGAGTTTCAGTCAGCACATTCAACGTTGTCTCTCACGGTACGCCAGTCTACAGAGGACAGTGAGGATGATCCAGGAGAGAGGCAGCCTTTGATAAGCAGTACTGACAAACTTTCATCTCCTGAGTTGGAGGAGAGAGGTTCTCCCAATGGTCAAATGGCTTCCTCTCATCCTCCATGTCTATCCAACTGGAAAAATGGCTCCAATCAGTCTTCAGCAACATCTCCTTCATTGTGCAGTTGGAGAACTGCATCTCCAGATGTTCCAGCATCAAAATGTTCGTCTTCTCCTGAGAAAGCACTGGGGAGATTGACCACCACAACTGCTGTGCCTAATGGCACTGGAGCACATTCGCCGTCAACCCCAACAGGCAAGTCTGGAGTTTCCTCTCCATCGCTTGGCTACAATCGATCCCTGCTCTCCTCGCCTGTTTTGTCCTTTGGCAAATCCCCATCTCTGCCTAAACCATTCTCCAGCAACCTTCCATCACCTTGCAAACCCCAAGGTAGTGGCATGAACTCACCAAACACTGGAAAACCAGAGGCTGGTGGTGGTAAACCCTGTTCCCTGCCACCTCCTCAAGAGTTTGGAAAGGGAAATCCCTTCATGCTGTTCCTGTGCCTCTCCATCTTGTTGGAGCATCGTGACCACATCATTAAAAACAGCTTGGATTACAACGAACTGGCCATGCACTTCGATCGCTTGGTCCGCCGGCATAACCTTGGCCGTATCCTTCAGCGCGCCAAGGCCCTGTTTGCCGACTATCTGCAGAGCGAAGTGTGGGACTCAGAGGAGGGGGACGAGGTCAGCTTGGACTCTCCAACCACAGCTGCCGCCTCCCCTCACACACCCAACGGGCCCACCTTTTCTAACCTGCAGCCAGCAGTGGCCTCCTCCCCAAACTCGACCTATAACTTGGCCACCACAATCCCATCCCCCACAAGCCCCATCGCTGTCTCTCCATCAGCCTCGTGA
- the tbc1d25 gene encoding TBC1 domain family member 25 isoform X1 gives MSVEEERGVVRVKVKKCEGILPVEFRSFAVDPQITSLEVLQHILIRAFELNGRRNFGISYLSRDRGGVEVYLSLLSDWDLDAAFVSAAKPYLQLKMDIKPAEDSPVLEDWDIISPKDVIGSDQLQGEKRSLASTALPFTQSLLSQVTDDVLHPVSQLFYQPVSAAFSQMGKTLSRVQQAFSWSYGEEVKPFKPPLSDAEFHSYLNSQGQLTRPEDLRLRIYHGGVEPSLRKVVWRYLLNVYPDGLTGQERMDYMKRKTREYDQLKHEWMARATSEDLEFIRGNVLKDVLRTDRAHPYYAGSEDSPHLTSLTDLLTTFAITHPQVSYCQGMSDIASPILAVMDNEAHAFICFCGIMKRLEGNFRPDGQLMSIKFQHLKLLLQYSDPEFYTYLVSKGADDLFFCYRWLLLELKREFAFDDALRMLEVTWSSLPPDPPETEVELLGPSLEADQPPSLDNGRRSSENYELEKEQTERQRRRHMLRPSREEADGGRRLSFEVERKQEKGSMKDGEEEISVPTVAKSDAPVVARAFEKQSSFGEFKYYSARNEDSFEINENEPSDPTLSPVEFQSAHSTLSLTVRQSTEDSEDDPGERQPLISSTDKLSSPELEERGSPNGQMASSHPPCLSNWKNGSNQSSATSPSLCSWRTASPDVPASKCSSSPEKALGRLTTTTAVPNGTGAHSPSTPTGKSGVSSPSLGYNRSLLSSPVLSFGKSPSLPKPFSSNLPSPCKPQGSGMNSPNTGKPEAGGGKPCSLPPPQEFGKGNPFMLFLCLSILLEHRDHIIKNSLDYNELAMHFDRLVRRHNLGRILQRAKALFADYLQSEVWDSEEGDEVSLDSPTTAAASPHTPNGPTFSNLQPAVASSPNSTYNLATTIPSPTSPIAVSPSAS, from the exons ATGTCGGTCGAGGAGGAGAGGGGGGTAGTTCGTGTCAAAGTCAAG AAATGTGAGGGAATCCTGCCAGTGGAGTTTCGCTCCTTTGCAGTTGATCCACAAATTACATCCCTGGAGGTGTTGCAGCACATCCTTATACGAGCGTTTGAGCTCAATGG gaGGCGGAATTTTGGTATTAGTTACCTCTCCCGGGATCGAGGGGGTGTGGAGGTCTATCTCTCTCTACTGTCGGACTGGGATCTAGACGCAGCATTTGTCAGTGCAGCTAAGCCTTACCTACAGCTGAAGATGGATATTAAGCCTGCAGAAGACA GTCCTGTGCTTGAGGACTGGGACATTATCAGTCCGAAGGATGTGATCGGCTCTGATCAACTACAGGGGGAGAAGAGGTCGCTGGCGTCCACTGCTCTTCCCTTCACTCAGTCACTGCTGTCCCAGGTTACTGATGACGTTCTTCACCCTGTCAGCCAGCTGTTTTACCAGCCAGTCTCTGCTGCGTTCAGTCAG ATGGGTAAGACCCTATCTAGGGTACAACAAGCTTTTAGCTGGTCCTACGGAGAGGAGGTTAAACCATTTAAACCTCCTCTGAGTGATGCAGAGTTCCACAGCTATCTGAACAGCCAGGGTCAGCTAACCCGTCCAGAGGACCTACGACTACGCATCTATCATGGCGGAGTTGAGCCATCCTTACGCAAG GTAGTGTGGCGATATCTTTTAAATGTATACCCAGATGGTCTGACAGGCCAGGAAAGGATGGACTACATGAAGAGAAAGACTAGAGAGTATGACCAGCTGAAACATGAATGGATGGCCAGAGCCACTTCAGAAGATTTGGAGTTCATACGGGGCAATGTGCTAAAGGATGTTCTCCGAACTGACCGAGCCCACCCATATTATGCTGGTTCAGAGGACAGCCCCCATCTGACGTCCCTGACTGACCTTTTAACCACCTTTGCTATTACACATCCACAG GTGTCTTATTGTCAAGGTATGAGTGATATTGCCTCCCCGATCCTTGCTGTCATGGACAACGAAGCACACGCTTTCATCTGCTTCTGTGGCATCATGAAGCGCCTCGAGGGCAACTTTCGCCCTGATGGCCAGCTCATGTCTATAAAGTTCCAGCATCTCAAGTTACTTTTGCAGTATTCAGACCCTGAGTTTTACACATATCTGGTGTCCAAAGGTGCAGACGACCTGTTCTTTTGTTACCGTTGGCTCCTTCTCGAGCTTAAGCGGGAGTTTGCCTTTGACGATGCCTTGAGGATGCTGGAAGTGACTTGGAGCTCTTTGCCTCCAGACCCACCTGAGACTGAAGTTGAACTTCTTGGGCCATCGCTTGAAGCGGACCAGCCTCCAAGCCTGGACAATGGCCGCCGAAGTTCTGAGAACTATGAGCTTGAGAAAGAGCAGACAGAGAGGCAACGGAGACGCCACATGCTGAGGCCGTCTCGGGAAGAGGCAGACGGAGGACGTCGTCTCAGTTTCGAGGTGGAGAGGAAGCAGGAGAAAGGATCTATGAAGGATGGTGAAGAAGAGATCAGTGTCCCTACTGTGGCTAAGAGTGATGCTCCTGTAGTTGCACGTGCTTTTGAGAAGCAGTCTAGTTTTGGGGAGTTCAAATACTACAGTGCCCGGAATGAGGACAGTTTCGAGATAAACGAAAATGAACCCTCTGATCCTACGTTGTCACCTGTTGAGTTTCAGTCAGCACATTCAACGTTGTCTCTCACGGTACGCCAGTCTACAGAGGACAGTGAGGATGATCCAGGAGAGAGGCAGCCTTTGATAAGCAGTACTGACAAACTTTCATCTCCTGAGTTGGAGGAGAGAGGTTCTCCCAATGGTCAAATGGCTTCCTCTCATCCTCCATGTCTATCCAACTGGAAAAATGGCTCCAATCAGTCTTCAGCAACATCTCCTTCATTGTGCAGTTGGAGAACTGCATCTCCAGATGTTCCAGCATCAAAATGTTCGTCTTCTCCTGAGAAAGCACTGGGGAGATTGACCACCACAACTGCTGTGCCTAATGGCACTGGAGCACATTCGCCGTCAACCCCAACAGGCAAGTCTGGAGTTTCCTCTCCATCGCTTGGCTACAATCGATCCCTGCTCTCCTCGCCTGTTTTGTCCTTTGGCAAATCCCCATCTCTGCCTAAACCATTCTCCAGCAACCTTCCATCACCTTGCAAACCCCAAGGTAGTGGCATGAACTCACCAAACACTGGAAAACCAGAGGCTGGTGGTGGTAAACCCTGTTCCCTGCCACCTCCTCAAGAGTTTGGAAAGGGAAATCCCTTCATGCTGTTCCTGTGCCTCTCCATCTTGTTGGAGCATCGTGACCACATCATTAAAAACAGCTTGGATTACAACGAACTGGCCATGCACTTCGATCGCTTGGTCCGCCGGCATAACCTTGGCCGTATCCTTCAGCGCGCCAAGGCCCTGTTTGCCGACTATCTGCAGAGCGAAGTGTGGGACTCAGAGGAGGGGGACGAGGTCAGCTTGGACTCTCCAACCACAGCTGCCGCCTCCCCTCACACACCCAACGGGCCCACCTTTTCTAACCTGCAGCCAGCAGTGGCCTCCTCCCCAAACTCGACCTATAACTTGGCCACCACAATCCCATCCCCCACAAGCCCCATCGCTGTCTCTCCATCAGCCTCGTGA